TCAAGCTCTGACCGCTTAGGAATTTTGGATTTGTGCAATCGGAAAGTCTGGTGATGGGCCTTCAGGCATGGTTGGGTCTAGGTGCTCAAATGATGCTATCAGGAACCTGTCTCAGTCTCTTGGTTCTATCTTTTCTGATTTGGCTGGACGATCCTTTTATGGGATCAAGACGGCCCCTAGAGACCTGAGGCTTCCGTGCGTCCTGTTAGGAAGTCGGAGGAAAACGGGTTTCCCCTTCCCCAATCCAGCAAAATTCCCACAACTGAGCATCCCTGACTGGGCTCAGGTGGCAAGTCCAGCCATGAGCTGATCATTGTGGCCACAGGCCAAAGCTGATTGACCATACCCCAGTCTCATGTTCCAACCCCAATAAGACTGGTGCCAGCCTCACTGAATGAAGCAGACCCAGACTCAGGGAATGGTGGTTCATAAGGAAAGTTCCAGGGGCTCTTTCCAGAGGTGGATGAGTTCTGAGTAGGGGCATATGCATCTGTGGGAGGAGAAGGCTGAAGCAGGGCAGGTGTGGGCGAGGCCGTTGGGGCGTTAGCAAGTGGTTCGGTTAATTAAATCatctcaattttataaaaattgagcGGCTACAGAAATCCCCCAGTTCCTCTACCCATAGaccttctccacatcttctctctcttctttccctgtttCTGGACTCCAGATGCAGACCTAGAACCCAAGCCCACCCCTCAGATAAGCCCGCAGATTGGTGGTGAGTGGAGGAGGGGGCGGGACCGTGGGCCTGGGAGGGacccctctccttctttctctcccacatgACCCTCCCGGTCCTTGGTTACTCATTTTGGTCCCCCAGCTCTGAACCCTCTGTCTTACTTTGTGGTGGGACAACCAGCCACCCACCTCCGCTTCTTTAGAAACAAATCCTTTGAAATCGTGAAAAAGAATATGCagactgaaaaatacaaaacccaTAAACATAGAACTAAAGCAGATTACTCTAAATCGATCCCCTGCATAACCGGCACCCAGCTCAAGGATCAGAGCTTTGCAAACACCCCGGCAACTCCCCAGGGGCCAaagccattccttccttcctttaatcTCTGtatcttttgccttttttgaGTTTTCAAGCGAGTTTTGAATTGTTTCTGGGAGTATCATTCAAAAAGTTCTCCCCGATTTTCTCCATGAATATTTAATGATCCCATAGTACGTGCACACATTCTGCTTGGAAGTGACACAGATATTATAGGCGGGATGAAATCCTATGGTTCATCCCCCATTCTGTTCTCTCCCCGCCATCTCCAAGAGGCCCCCACTGCTGGCGCTGGTTGGGGAGTAGCCCCCCAGAGATGTTGGACCACAGGGGGATTGCCTGCAGAAAATATCCTGACTGGGGAGTGTGTTCCTGTGAGCTGGTCGTTTGCAAAATGATTGTTGTTCTGCAACTTGCTATTCCCCCCCCATGCAACGGTATGTTTGGAGGCTCTCCCCACATTCCTGTATAAACCACTGGTCTTTTTCTTTTGCACTGCTGTCTGGTACTCTGCTTGGATGTCTGCACGCGGTTAAGGAAAACTTGCACGTCTTGTGAACATACTAGTCTTCTCTCCTACACCCAGCAATGCAATAGGCAACCTCATTCCCTCCTCCTTAAGCAAACCCCGTCAACGCTTATGATATATTGGTCATGGTTCTATCTGACCTGCGTTCACTCACTCAATCCTCACCCAAACCTTCTGAGATAGAACAGCCTTCCTTTACtgacaaggaaacagaggctcagaataGCTCACTCAAGGTGTCACAACAAGTCAGGGACTGAGGTGGGACTGGGGGTCCCGGATCTCGGAGTTTACCCACAACGCTATGGGACAAAGAACACGAACACCGACGTGTGTTTTCAAAGCCTCTTGGGAAGTGGCTGTGCAGATTCACCCTACCGCCAGCCACAGGCCAGTGTCCCCCTTTCCCGCCCGCACTGTGACAGCTGCAACATGACCGTCCCTGATTTTTGCGAaccagaggagggggagagggcccTCTGATGTTTTATGGATCTGCAAGCCCTTGTTTCACTCATTGCTCACCCTTCCCTCACTCATCTGACCTGAGTAGGAACAACAccagagcaggaggagaagaTCCAGACCCCGAAAATGGAGTCCCAGCAACCGACGGGAGTGCACCCGCCCCTAGCCACAGATCCGAGGACAGGCAAGACCGGCCCAGAAGGTACGGCCTGGGACTAGAAAggcaacatacaaattttgtttAATTCTCTATCTGGGTCAACAGTTCCCCAAGTACATTTCTCAGAGCACCTGTTTGGGGAATTGTTCATACATTTTCAAAAAACTCTGTTTTGATTTGCGGTCAAAGGTATTTGGGAAACTTTGAGTTAACCACATTTCTTTTTGGCGGGACTTCTTGGAGTCCTACTAACACGTATTTGCAGCAAGCATCCCCTACAGGAGCTTGTTGTATACAGTGTTTTCCAAACctgatggactttttttttttcaggttcctTTATAGTGCTGGCACCTGGAAACGTGGATGTAGATGTTTCCTTTGTGTACCTCTTCATGTTAGAGCAGGAGCTTTTCACTTGCAAAATACTGCAAACACAACTAAAAGTAAAATAGATTTATTGGCTATATGTGTTCTGTAAAGTCCCAATATAGGATTTCAGGAACAGCTGGATCCAAGTCCTCAAGGACTGCCATCATAACtgacttgctctctctttctcagctcTGTTGTCTATGTTCTTAAGTTCTCAAGTTTCTTTTCCCCTCTTGGTGGCAAATATAGTCCTATAGTTCTATTTAAGTCATAAACCCAGCAGATAGAGCACATCTCTTTCTCATCTGTAGCCCAAGGCATAGAATTGACACTTACTGGCCAGCTGGGGTCACACGCCCACGTATGGCCAAGGGAGCCAGGGAAACGGATTGCTCTGACTGGTTAGGCCCGAGTCTTGTGCCCACTCTGGGGCTGGAGAGCAGGGTCACCCCTGTCTGCACTGCATAGACCAGAGTCAGGGAAGAAGTAGTTCCCCTCAGGAACAGTGAGTCTGTTAACAGGCATGGGAAAGGATGCTGAGCTGAGGGGAAGCCAGCAGGTGGTCTCCCATTCCTGTGTGACCCATATTTGAAGAGCAGCCCCATCTGGAAGGTACTGTAGCTTGGACCATTCCCAGGCTGACATACATGCACAGTTGTGCAGACTGGGCACTGCACAAGAGCATCACCTCCAAGGCCATGTCACTAACCTTGTGGATTTTTATAATCATTGTAGTTTTCCAGGGATGGCAGTGAAGCATCTGATTCTGACAGAGCCTATCTATTAGAGCAATTTTACCACAGATGGAAATAAAATGTCTTAGAGAAGAGAACTATTCTATTTTCCACCAAAATGGAGGTGCGGGGATTTGTAGTGACTGTGTCCACTCTTCCCAATGGAGAAAGCATTCTCACATCTCTAGATTCATTTGCTGTGAGTCCGTGTTGACCCGAGTTACTCTGTGTTATGATATCATATTCCTGAATATGCGTGAGAGAAATTCAGATGGGCTGAgggggtcatgaaatcaagtgGTAAAAGGCACCTTAGAGCCTTGGCTCACCAGAGCCCTCCTCCCAGGGAAGAAGGAGCTTGGGTCACATGCTCCCCCTTGTGGCCTGTGTTACAATAGAACCAGATGGACTGGGTAAAGCGGGAGCAGGCCCTCCCACCCCAAAGAAAGGGGAAGCTGCTCCTAGGAGGAGAGCCAGCTCTAGGGTGACAGCAGCAGTGGAGTTTGCTctgtggcaggcactgtgctaagctttCCCATGTTAACTCATTCAGTGCTCATGGCCCCCTGCGTGGTAGGAACTGTCAAAACCTCATTTTACAGGAGGGCAACTGGGGCTTAGAGAGGTTACTCTGCTAGCCCTGTGCCACACAGCCCAAAGCTGCAGAACCAGAATGTGAGCCCAGGCTCTCTAGGACCAGTGTGCCTGAGCCCCGCACAGCACACAGTCCTTTACGTTCTCTGtggtttccatgtgtctctccttGCTGCCAGTCTGGCTTGAGCCTTCCCTTGGCCAAGGCTTTCCCGAACATCTCATGATCCTTGCCTGTCGGTTCATACTTAAGAAGTgaggtggtggggcacctggcgggctcagtctgctaagcgactgccttgggctcaggtcatgatcccaggaaggGAAGTCATTGTGCCTTGTCTCCTCCACAACTCATTTCTGCCCTCTGCCACCTTCTAGCCACACCCTCGGCTGAACCCAGTAAAAGCACAACGCTCTCCAAAAGGCAGTCTCCAGGCAAAGGCGGCAGGCCAGACCCTACCCTCGGGACGACTGGTCAGTAACTCCCTTCCCAGACTGGAAACAGGAAATTTCCTATACCCTGTGTATTTCTAGCACCTGGAACCATGCCCAGCACGAAATAGTCCTCTGTAAACATGTGTTGGGTGGATACATGAGTTCAAGGCTGGAAGGAGGGGGTTATAAGGTAGGCGTCCAATAAATGTCTGGATAGACAAACGAATCCATGAATGATTGCCCAGTGCAAACCACCGTGacgctcagtggcttaaaataacaaccaTTTATGTAGCTCCCAAGGTTGCAGTTTGGAAATTTCATCTGGGCTCAGTTGAGGGGCTCTTCTGGTCTCAGCTGGACTTACTCATGCTTCTGAGATCAGTTTAGGGGTCAGGAAGGGAGCTCTGTTTCAGGGATACCTTGATCTGTCCCTTTGTGGTCTTATCTTCCACTTCCTGCCCAGCCAGCCCCACTGAAGGGGTAGAAATGATTGGTCACATAgagagttcattcattcattcaaaacacATTGACGAGCACCTGCTGTGTTCTAGGTATGAGAGAGAGCAGTGAACAAAGCCAACAAAAATCTCTTCTCTTGGGAAAtctcttccccattttttttGAGGATAGAGATAATAATAAGAGTTATAAGAATTATCTATCAGGTAGTTTAAAGCTGCTATCAAGAGAAATAAAGTAGCATTATGGGCAGAGGTGACTGGAGGGCCGGGAAGACCTCCCTGAGAAGGAGCTGAGGGGGAGTCATGTGGATGTCTGGGCAGGGGTGTTGCAGGTAGAGGcagcagccagtgcaaaggccctgaggtgagagGGGCCTTGTCCAGCCGCTAGTGGGGTGGCCATAGAGGTGAGCGCTGGAGTGAGGAGCTGAGGTAGAGAGGGGGTGGGAGCTATGTGGTGCATTGTATGAGGCTTTGGTTCTAAGTATCCCAAGGCTGAGACCCaggtcctcctccctccctccctactgTCTCCGTCATTCACTGCTTCACTCCACAATTTTTGAGGAACACTGACTTGCTCCCTGTCTGTCCCCCCAGGTTCCAGTGAGGACAACCCCTTCTCCTATGGTAAGTTACCCATGGGAggagtgggaagaggcagagagggaggcccCTTTTGTTCTACTCCACTTTTCTCTCTGCAGATGAATACACTCTCCGGAAGCGGGGGCTGCTGGTCGCAGCTGTGCTGTTCATCACTGGCATTGTCATCCTCACGAGTAAGACTCAGAGCTGGGGGAGGCCCCAGCCTCTACATGTCTAGCTACATGTCTGGAGAAACCACACTGGAAGAAGTCAATGGCTTAAAATGATCACCATTGACTTAGCCCAAACATGCCCTTTGGAGATGTAGGCTGAGCTCAGCTGGGTGGTTCTTCTGGTGGCAGCAGGATGGCACAGCAATGGGGAGGGGCAGCCGTGTCCCCACAGCCTGGAGAGGTGACAGGAGGGAGTGGTGGCGCCAGGGACTAGTGGGAGACAGAACTGCAGATGGGGCCACTGGCTTGGGTCATGGCTCTGTGGCTCCAGGGAGAGGTTTCCAGCCTCTGCATGCCCCTGCCCTCCATCCCaccaggagggagcagagggggaagggatcTGAAACCCAAACCTCTCTCTCTGGCCACGGCCTCCCAGCCAGGGCTCAGCTAGGTGACGAGGGGCCAAGGGGTTGCCCTCTCTTGGGGGTTGGGGACAGCGttgcatggagcccagcattgtataggggatgggggcagagagagaacaatgagcagaaaaatgaatttttaaaatgctgtagaTGAACTAAAACACACAGGCCGCCCATTCACAAGCTCTGCGTGAAGCCATATAGCTTACATCAAGTGTTCTTGCCTCTCTTGCCCAACTTCCCcatcaggaaaacacacacagccACATCCTTTTCTGTCTGAGGTGGGAGGCAGAACACTAGCAGTGGTGAGAAGAGATGGTGGgtgcctcctgccccccaccgAGTCCAGGACTCGAGAAACACTGTCTCTGCCTTGTTGATCCTGACCTTGTGCTGGAGCCTGTCCTCACCCCCTCCTTCCGCCATCCCCCAGATGGCGGgtgcctcctgccccccaccgAGTCCAGGACTCGAGAAACACTGTCTCTGCCTTTGTTGATCCTGACCTTGTGCTGGAGCCTGTCCTCACCCCCTCCTTCCGCCATCCCCCACCCAGACTGCTGTGGGAAGAGTGAAGCTCAGAGAACTAGGGGtgtgcccaaggtcatgcagcacCTGAAAATCAGGGAAGGACTGGACCCAGGTCTGTGTGAGGGCAGAGCCTGAAAGTTAGCTCTGGGGCCGGCAGTGGTTCCGGGGACAGTCATCTGTGGGTACCTACTCTGTGCCTATGCTGTGCCCGGTCCCCACCCTTGGGGAGCTCACATCCAGTGGGGGGATGATAGTAAAAAGGCGAGTGCATTAGTGAGCAGAGTGGACAttgccagaaggaaaaaaaaagcagaataacAAGCCAGGAGGGATGGGAAGAGACACTCCCTTTAAAGAGATAAAGTCAGAACAGATTCTTGATGATGAGAAAGACGATTTGAAAAGCAGGTAAAGGGAGCAGCAAGTTCAAAGCAGGAATTAGCTGAGCATGTTGCAGTAACCACAGGAAGAGGCCGGGGTGGCTGGGACTGTGTGAGCCTGGCGGGGAGTAGAAAGAGGTGAGGAGGCAAAGGTGGCAGCTCGTGACTTGTCTTCTGGAATCCGCCCCCTCATTCACTTTGGTCTGGCCCCCCCAACCTCCACTGTTGTCCATTAAGCCCACCTGTCTccttctacctcagggcctttgcactggctattccctctgcctggaacaccctTCCTCTAGATGTCCACGTGGCTCCCCCCCTACCTCTTTCGATgtgctcaaatgtcacctgctCAGTGAGGCCTCTCTAGTTAATGCCGTGAGGATGGCCCCGGCCCctgggcctccctgcctccctcccggcTTTAGTTTTCTTCTGAGCCCACATCACCATCTGATCACTGTCCGTACACTTGACTTAGTCATTTTGCTCATTGTTGGTCTCCCCAACTACTAGAAAGTTAGCTCTCGCAGGGCAGGGATTTTATTCATTCCTGTCCCCAGCTGTGCTCCTGGTGCCAAgatcagagcctggcacatagtaggtgtgcagtaaatatttgctgaatgaacgaATCACACACAAGCTCAGAGGGGTTTTCAagctcctctgtgtgtgtgggaGGCTGCTTGCTTGGGGCCCTCGCACTCGCTCTTTTCTTGTGTGCCCCTCATCTCTGGCTCAGGGTTGCCCTGGAGCTTCCTGAGGGACAGGGTCAGCAGGCCTTGACCCCTAGCACCCAGAGCACACGCAATAATCACTGTTGTTCCAACTCATGACTGAACCCTTTTCTTCACCCACAGGTGGCAAGTGTAGGCGGTTACCCCAATTATGCCGGAATCGTAACAGGTGAGACCATTGGAAGTAAGGGCCGGCAACTGAATTGATGGGCACCCCAAGACTGAGTCCCCACCGGCTCACCGTGCccagccacctccctcccctcgcGAAGCCTGCAGAATAGTCAATAAAGCCCAGCCTGAGAGGGAAGACCCGCATGGAGACAGAGCTGGGGCTGATGGCCcaaggcccctcccctccccaccctgcccacccagAGGACTGCCCAGCTCCCTGGGCACTGCTCCCCAAGTTACCCATTGTTTTCAGATGAAAAGTAAAGCACTGTGGTCCTTGCCCATGGCCTCTGATCATTCGTGACTGGGGAGCGGAAAAAAGCAGCTGGGACTGGGGATGGGTCCCCCGAGGAGTGAAGGAAGGGGGCCACAGACTTAAAAGCCAAGGTAGAGAACCCAGAGAACACAGCCTGGCTGGTGTGAGGCAGCAGGGATGGGAGGGTAGGCCGTGGGGACTCTGGCTGGTGGGAGCATCGGCACTGGATTGGGCCCACAGCAGTTCAAGACCCCAGCCTGGTGTCTGGATGTGAGCTCACCCCTCATCTTGGTAGGAAACTGGCCAAGTGCAAATGGAGGTCCCAGGCCCACAGGGGCCTACTTTTCTTTACACTGCAGATCTCTCGTCACTGTGAAGGGCCTCACACAGGAGTGTGGGCTCCCCAGCCTGCCCATCCGAACTCTATCCACAACCCCCACTACAAATGACTGCCTTTGGGCCACCTCTTGGTGGAGGGGGAGGCCCATCAAGAAGGCCACACAGACCCTGGAGGGGGAGGGCTCAAAGCCATTTGGGCAGGGAAT
The genomic region above belongs to Neovison vison isolate M4711 chromosome 7, ASM_NN_V1, whole genome shotgun sequence and contains:
- the FXYD5 gene encoding FXYD domain-containing ion transport regulator 5 isoform X3; this encodes MSPSGCLCLLTIVGLILPTRGQIPKEATVFSPADPNRSNVRALTPAPDADLEPKPTPQISPQIGGTTPEQEEKIQTPKMESQQPTGVHPPLATDPRTGKTGPEGSFIVLAPGNVDVDVSFVYLFMLEQELFTCKILQTQLKPHPRLNPVKAQRSPKGSLQAKAAGQTLPSGRLVPVRTTPSPMMNTLSGSGGCWSQLCCSSLALSSSRVASVGGYPNYAGIVTGETIGSKGRQLN
- the FXYD5 gene encoding FXYD domain-containing ion transport regulator 5 isoform X1, with product MTEPVSVPARQLSPGHTLRRDAATAAALCPRGCRLGTPGSDMSPSGCLCLLTIVGLILPTRGQIPKEATVFSPADPNRSNVRALTPAPDADLEPKPTPQISPQIGGTTPEQEEKIQTPKMESQQPTGVHPPLATDPRTGKTGPEGSFIVLAPGNVDVDVSFVYLFMLEQELFTCKILQTQLKPHPRLNPVKAQRSPKGSLQAKAAGQTLPSGRLVPVRTTPSPMMNTLSGSGGCWSQLCCSSLALSSSRVASVGGYPNYAGIVTGETIGSKGRQLN
- the FXYD5 gene encoding FXYD domain-containing ion transport regulator 5 isoform X2, giving the protein MTEPVSVPARQLSPGHTLRRDAATAAALCPRGCRLGTPGSDMSPSGCLCLLTIVGLILPTRGQIPKEATVFSPADPNRSNVRALTPAPGTTPEQEEKIQTPKMESQQPTGVHPPLATDPRTGKTGPEGSFIVLAPGNVDVDVSFVYLFMLEQELFTCKILQTQLKPHPRLNPVKAQRSPKGSLQAKAAGQTLPSGRLVPVRTTPSPMMNTLSGSGGCWSQLCCSSLALSSSRVASVGGYPNYAGIVTGETIGSKGRQLN
- the FXYD5 gene encoding FXYD domain-containing ion transport regulator 5 isoform X5 — encoded protein: MTEPVSVPARQLSPGHTLRRDAATAAALCPRGCRLGTPGSDMSPSGCLCLLTIVGLILPTRGQIPKEATVFSPADPNRSNVRALTPAPDADLEPKPTPQISPQIGGTTPEQEEKIQTPKMESQQPTGVHPPLATDPRTGKTGPEATPSAEPSKSTTLSKRQSPGKGGRPDPTLGTTGSSEDNPFSYDEYTLRKRGLLVAAVLFITGIVILTSGKCRRLPQLCRNRNR
- the FXYD5 gene encoding FXYD domain-containing ion transport regulator 5 isoform X4 produces the protein MTEPVSVPARQLSPGHTLRRDAATAAALCPRGCRLGTPGSDMSPSGCLCLLTIVGLILPTRGTTPEQEEKIQTPKMESQQPTGVHPPLATDPRTGKTGPEGSFIVLAPGNVDVDVSFVYLFMLEQELFTCKILQTQLKPHPRLNPVKAQRSPKGSLQAKAAGQTLPSGRLVPVRTTPSPMMNTLSGSGGCWSQLCCSSLALSSSRVASVGGYPNYAGIVTGETIGSKGRQLN